The nucleotide window atattttcattGTATCTGGagattgtaattttttttttaattatacatGATGACTTAAGATTatagatttataattattggTTATGTAGAGTGAATGTATTGAACAATACTTTCAATTACATGAATGAAGTTTATGTTGGCTTTGATAAGGATATAGTACCATTGAGAATAAGCTTTTAAAGTAAATTTGACTGTTATATCATAGTTTATGTGCCAATTGAAACAATCTTCCCATTAGCATTGTGAATAGGCATTGTACCATAAAGATGTATTACGAGATTAGTGTATGCATGCATATTGTCATGTTATTGGCagtcttttcaattttaagaAAGTAATCACAATATGTGATTTGTCAATGCAATTGACAAACAGGTAGTGCCATTTGCATTCTAGTCGTGCAATTGACAAAGAAAGTAGTACTATTTGCATTCCAGTCGAGCAATTGCCATTATCTGTGCACAATTAATTGAAAATGTAAATTTAATATGTGATATGTCAATGCAATTGATAAACAGGTAGGGTAATTTGCAATCTAGTAGTGCAATTGACAACTAAAGTAGTCCCATTTGCATCTGAGGCAATATTAACAGCTCAACGACATCGAAAATAAGCTTTTTACAAAGCAAAAAAAGCTCCCAACCCTATCCCCCCTCTCTTCTAGGGCTGCCAGGGGGGGAAGTGGTCACCTACCCTTCTCCCTTCCCTTTTTTGCCTCCTTGTTCCTCATTTCCTCCCTTCCCTCCNNNNNNNNNNNNNNNNNNNNNNNNNNNNNNNNNNNNNNNNNNNNNNNNNNNNNNNNNNNNNNNNNNNNNNNNNNNNNNNNNNNNNNNNNNNNNNNNNNNNcgtttttttttcttttgcttttgctttctttttctttttctcttctctccttaTTTAATGAAACTCGATTTagaccccccccccccccccccgtaGTCCCATTTGCATTTCAGTCTTGCAATTATCATTATCTTTGCTCAATTATGAAATGTAGAATCTCTCACTAATGATAAATCCTTCGTAATTAATTGTATGTTCAAAAGATTGTAATCCATGAGCAAAAAACTTAGTAGAATGCATAAAAACATTGCTTAATAGAATGCAATTCGTAATTTTGTCCTCGCAATTGAATTTTATGCACATTATTGCAAACATGGTTGCAATCATGTTATACATTTTATTCCTAGAAATGCATGGTTTATAAGTTTATcttgaaaatacaaaataaaattaaactaTATATTTGGATAAGTTTATTTCCGAAAAGGAACATTTGAATTGATTAAGGGTAATTTGTCTCTTGTTTGACAATTGCTTTTgatacaataaaaaaaaggaaagaaaaaaaaagggtatgaTTTACGAGGTTTTGCATCATGATTACAACTTAAAGGTTCTTCCTAATCCCTAATCTTGTAATGTGGATCCATAACATTGCAAAATGGTGATTTACAATATTATGGATTTGGTGAGCCCTAATGTTGTAATCTATGAGCAAAACCTTGTAAATTGTTACCAAAACTTGTAAGTTACGAGTTTAGGGATTCTTTTTATGACGTTATTGTGCACTCAGTCCTTAATCTTGTAAAACATTTTTTTACTAGAATAATGATCCATTTTACATCACTAAGGTCCACCATTACCAATTCCTTGTAATGTGGATCCATAACATTGTAAAATGGTGATTTACAACATTATGGATTTGGTGAACCCTAACGTTGTAATCTAGGAGCAAAACCTTGTAAATTGTTACCAAAAACTTGTAAGTTACGAGTTTAGGGATTCTTTTTACGACGTTAAGGTACCATCGGTCCTTAATCTTGTAAACTATTGTTTACTAGAATAAGGACCCATTTTACATCCCTAAGGTCCACCATTACCAATTCCTTATAATATGGATCCATATCCTTGTAAAAGGCTGATTTACAAAATTATAGATTTGGTGAACCCTAAGCAAAACCTTGTAAATTGTTATCAAAAACTTGTAAGTTACGAGTTTAGGGATTCTCTTTACGATGTTAAGGTACCCTCGTATcccaaaattgtaaaatcgaCCCTTAATCTTGTAAACCCTCATTTTACTAGAATAAGGACCCCAATTTACATTCTCATGGTCCAAACTTACCTATTCTTTATAATTTGGATccatatccttgtaaaataAGGATTTACAACGTTAAAGATTATGAGAACCCTAATGTTGTAATCATGGTGCAAAACCAGTAAATCACTACCCAAATTGTATAACCTACATGTTTATGGATCCTCTTTACAACGTTATGGTACCTTTGTATCCCAGAATTGTAAAATCGGCCTTTAATCTTGTAAACCCTCATTTTACTAGAATAGGGACCTAATTTACATCCTCATGGTCCGCACTTACCAATTCCTTGTAATGTTAATccatatccttgtaaaataAGGATGTACAACATTAAGGATCATGAGAACCTTAACGTTGTAATCATGGTTAAAAAACTTGTAAATCACTACCCAAATCGTGTAACTTACATATTTTTTGATCCTCCTTACAAGGTTATGGTACCCTCGTATcccaaaattgtaaaatcggCCCTTAGTCTTGTAAACTCTCATTTTACTAGAATAATAACCCTTTACATCCTCATGGTCCGGAGTTACCAATTCCTTGTAATATGGATCCATATCTTTGTAAATGAGTAATTTACAACATTATGGATTATGTGAGCCCTAATGTTGTAATCCTTGTTCAAAAACTTGTAAATCGCTACTCAAATCTTGTAACTTATAAGTTTTAGGATCTTTTTACAATGTTATGGTACTCTCATATCCAAACTACTGTAAATCACTATCCAATCATATGCCAATTGTCAAACAGGAAGGGCATAATTGCATGACCCTTATACAATTGCATTTTCAAAAAGTGGAAACTTGATAACTTGTATAACCAGTAAccaatgttttaaaaaatttaagagcaTCATAAAGGACAAATGGTGTATGGATGCACCTGGTGCACTATAGAAGCTGCCGAAAAGCAAAGGCTGGCTGCACTGTTTCACTGTGTGCATGTGGGTTTGTGTCTGCAGCAAAGTCAAGAAAGAGCGGCTGACTTCTTTTTCCAATGCTGGTAGTTGTGCACTTTCAGCATATTAACGGTCCTTGTCTTGTAGAGCAATTTGGAAGAGCAGGACCAAATCCTTTGGCTACAAAAGAGGAGCAAGCCATGTGTAATTTGACTGGGCATTTGTGCCGCACCATTTGGATGTGCCATGAGCACTATTGCTCAGAGAGGCTAAAACAGAAGGAAGGGACACTTCCACACATAAAGAAATACTAGAGAGCATCACCATAATGGTGGAGATAAACTCCTCTTTGACTACACGAGATGTTGAAGGAAGATCAAGTTGTTTCCCTTTTAAGGCTGGGTAGGCCGATTGAAGGAGTTTTTGGTCCTTCTTCTTTTAGATTGCGTAGACGTGTCACCACCAAGCCACTGACTGGCTTGAATGGAAAAGGTTGGATTGTTGTGTTTGCGCTTCTGACTTCTAACCAGCCGATTGATAGGCCAAGCAAGGAACCTCCTCTTAGCCTaggttctttcacttcctcGGGGTCGAGGATGGTTAGGTTTCGTATAggtattttagtattttagAGATTTTTAATGATAACGatgcaaattaaattaaaatatgcgATTAAACTTAAAGACGAGAATTGAAGTGCAATAAAGTAATCAAAGCGATAAATAAACTTAAATTAAACGAAGAATGAAATAAGAACGATATAAATGATAAgagcaataaaataaagcaatttgaaattaaattaatgcttcaagaaaattcaATAACAATTAACAATAAAGTGATAAAATTGAATCTTAAAAAAACGTGATggaaaatacaataaattaaACTTACACTAACGAAGGTGAAGAACTGATCTAGTCTACTtgcttggaaaataaaaacctagTATAGGGATAGAAaattgaaagacaaaaagtAGGTTTTTCTGTCTGATTTCGGGGCTTCTCCCTTCATCTGATGAGGTTTATATAGAGGCATTTGTCAGCCCATGGATTGACCATTAAATGTCCAAAGGTcaacttcattcaaaacctTTCCTTGTGAAGCCTTCAAATCTGTGGGATCACAATGATGGAGACCTTCTGATTGCTtgattctctcttcttttgaaATACTCCGGATTGTCGTCAATCTCCTTGATTTCCTTCCTTATTAAGCCTCTATCACGTGCACGCTATCTCCGAAAATCATGGGTTCTAATATGTGCCTTGGGCTTAGACCTCCGAGACTTTAACTTGACATCTGGTGAAACATTGTAACTTCTAGAATTCTGATCTTGGTTAAAACACCCATTGATGTTCATGACTTGGAATTTCTTCACCGGAACTTGGAGTTGGGTTTGACTTGGCTGATCGAAGGCCAAGATCTTAGCTGATCAGAGGACTTGACCTTGGCTGATCAGATGACTTGGCCTTGGCTGATCAGAGTACTTGACTTTTTGGCTGATCAGAGGACTTGATCTTGGCTGATCAGATGACTTGGCCTTGGCTGATCAGAAGACTTGATCTTGGCTGATTAGGGGACTTGATCTTGGCTGATCAGGGGACTTAACCTTGGCTGATCAGAGGACTTGACCTTGGCTGATCAGATGACTTGCCCTTGATCCACTTCAGAAGTTCCAGATGTTTCGACTTTGGAAGTCAGATGTTTTCAACCCATTGTTAGAAGGTGGGTTTCGACTTCTAAGATCTTAGTCTGAATTGTGATTGAACATCGTGTATCTTAAGCTATACACTTTACTGAAGATTAAACGACATAGGAAGCAGGATGACCCCCAAGTTCGACCTTCTTGTTTCGATTTGGCCGTTAGGCACCTTGAGCCGCCAATTTGCATTTTGGCCTATTGGTTTTCCAAGACGCATGGTCGAACTTCGACCAGGGTCACACACAAGCCATTTCAAAGGTTGAGTCTTCTTCATTTGTTCCTTGTGTTTGTGAgaggtttatttatttaaattgttcTTAATGTATTCTTTCCTAGTGAGCAAGAACAATTCCTGTGTTCTTGGCTCTTGTGTGTGGTTAGCCAGTGAGTGACTTGGGTGTATTTGGGATTTGGGTTGTGAGAGTTAAACTCTGTAATTCCTAGGATAGGTGAGATGATTAATCTCCTTTGGTTGCAATCTCTTTTGAGATACTAGTAGAATTTCTCACTGTCTTCGAACTGGAGGTAAACTACACACGGGCTGAACCAATATAAATCCTTGTGTCGTTTGGATTTCTGTATTTCATATtttgctcttgttgtttcaatAGTTTCATATCCACCATCCATGTGCAATCCGCTTTCGCTGTGCACAACAACATTTATGAGTTGCTCAGGCTACACATGATCAATATTAAATTGCTTATACAAATTATTAGTAGTGGAGTTTCTTTTCAATgatattatatagtgaaaattttgatgagGGAGTTGTTATTACTAGTTATGCGCAATCCACTTTTATATTACTTTCTCTAGTGGCGCTATGccttacccttttttttgtttggagcAGATGCTTTTATAAAATAGTATAAAGGATACTAAAATCATAAGAAACTCAAATGTGAGAGGCAAACACAATAGCGTTGtagtctttaaaaaatatttgcagCATGAACCAAATACAaggcaacaaaagaaaagaaaaaagaggaatcTTGGACACCTCTTCAATCGATCACACCAAACAGTAGTCAAGCGACTGAAACACCCTACAGGAGAAAAACTTCAATTTTGAGGCCTTCAAGATCTAGGAAGGGAAAAATAGCATTCTCACAAGCAAGCATCTATATGCACCttttaaagaaattgcaaCTCATAAATTTGGGTCAAGCTAGTTGGCTATGACAATAAATCCGCCACAATAGCTTCAAGCTTAATTATTAGTTAACTGATTTTTATGTGAGACCATTGTGTTACGTATATTAGAGCAAGTCATGCCATTATGTTAGACCAATgtgttaattgattttttgaCTCCCATCAAATGCATACATTCAATGATTCCCCAGCTTTAATTAATATAGCATTTTTATCACTAATGATCTTTAAGGTTTGcgaaattataaattttagtttttttttttcccctgaTATCATTAGTGCTTTATATTACACCTAACACATTAATTTGGTCATGCCATTGACGTGGATTAAacaatgtttttaaaaaaatctacgTAGGGGATGGGGGATGGGTCTTGGGGTGGGGCTGGAGCTAGGGCTAGGGGTGGATCTCGGGTGGGGATGGGAGTGGTTGTATGGTGGTGTTGGCCTTGGGGGTGGTCTGGGTAGAGAAAAAACGGAgggtgagagagaggaagagagggagaaaggGAGGAAGCGGGTCGGGGAAGGAGGGGATTGGGGTTGGGTAGCGGAAGTTGGGGtctatgagagagagagagagagagagagagagagagagagagagaggatggggagagagagataaaaggGGGATGATGGGGGAGATGGAAGGGGAAGGAGGGGaaggggaggaggaagaggggaGACGGAAGGGAAAAATGGGGAAGGGGAGGGAGGCGAAAGGGGAAGTAACGGGAGgcttgagttttttttttcctctttttttattttttattttatttttaaatttctattttttaagattttaaatgttaaactgttttaaaataattttttttttgtttagatCTACGTGACATTCTCTCATTGGATATATAGGCACTTTATTTATGTCACATCAGCAAtttaacataaattttttacCGAACTTAACgacaaaaccaaattaatgTGTAAAGTGACATATGAAACTAATAATGTCAAGAAAAAAACCATGACCAAAAGTGGTAATTTCACAAATCTCGAAATTATTTGTGATAAAAGCCCATTAATATATGCAAGATCTACTTACACCAAAGCACGTCCAAGCAGCTTCTTGGCCTCCCACTTTCGGGGAAATGGAAGCAAATAATGGGTTTTAAAACTTTACTTTTTCTGCAGCTTTTGTtgtctgaaaaataaaataacatcacAAAGAGGATCCCACAAGAATTCTTTGAAGATACAAAAGTCTTATAGctattttattcatataatTATGAAACCAAATACAAAAGTTCTATTAATGATGTCCAAAATTTGCAAAAAGTCAATAAATGGAATAAATGCCACTGTTGTAAAAGTTTAGTATGTTTTTgacaaaagtaaatttaggttttacccataaaaaaactttcacttttggaaaaagccaaagctttttcaaaaaagacagaaaaacctctcaactttcaaaccaaagacatgcaaatgtaaaggtttccttaggaaatcaaaaaaaaaaataagggcaactttgtctattttggcttcttttaaaaattttctctctcctttgggcttttccaaagtctcccttttGACAATCACTTTCAACAAAGAGATTAGAAAAACGCTTCGTTAATGTAATTACAAGAAAAAAGGTCAATAGTGACTAAATCACCGGTTAAGAAAAAAGGTCAATAGTGACCAAGTCACCGGTCACTAATAGCGTAGGATCAGTGACAAAATATGCGAATTCGGTCACTAATGTTTGTTGACCACAATGAATTTCTTTTACACATTTATTTCCACTTTTTAATCACACCAATATTGAGATTAAGTAGTGATCCATTTTAGTTTGGTCACTGAAAGCTGCTTGCTTTTAAACCAAAACAATGCCGTTCTATTTTTAGTGACCAGGAATGAAATCAAGAACATAATTTGCCTCTATACAATGGGGAGGGGAGAGGGCTGTTGCCTCACCTTTACAAAGTTCTTAAAATGAACGGATATATGCAAGGCATCTTATTATTGTTTATCaacaataaccaaaaaaaaaattatatctatTATTGTTTATCAGGAATCTGATGAAAGATGATACCACAGAAAAGGAATGTTCTAGTAACTATACCGACTATCCGTCacattaatataaataaaatatctctAGCAAACAAAATACTCCTAAAGACTTACCCTTTGAACTTCTCCCAAATGAAAAGAACGAAACGCAAACCGCAAAATCCACTGGTACACTTATTATAGCAAGAAAGCGCAATCTGTTTATGCCAGAATTCCAAAACACAGATCAACATacaacaaaacacaacaaagcCCCAATGACAACATCCATATTATAATTCACTAaattcccaaaataaaaaaatccccCACTTCACTGTATTTGCTCACTCACCAACCCAGGAACAAAAGTTAGGTGGTCAAGAACATCAAAATAGTCCAGGCATATGAGATCAAGTTAAAGTTGCAGAtcgaattttataattttaatccTAATCTAAAGTCACACTAAATTATCATAATAATGGACCAGAAATCTTACATGGCTGTGCCCTGAGCAGTCCTACATTGCGAAAATACATTGACGAATGTAATATTCTCCCACAAACTTGTATTCTGTCATGAAAACAACagataaattacaaaacctaGCTTCTTGCACATGAATGAGTAGTTATAAATCAACGAGATTCCCAATCCTTCAATTTCTTGCTTCCTTTGGGTTTTGCAATAGGCGCGTTCATTCCTGCCATTTTAGCATTATACTTTGACCGAAGAGGATCATTGTATGTCCATCTGAAATACAGAAAACGGTAAATAAATGTGCTTGTTTGGCAAAAAATTTCGGGATCAAATAAAACGTATTCAGATGTACCTAGTCTGGAATTTAAGATTAAAAGAGAAGCCAAAGTGGATCCTATTACTGATGATACAGTTATATTCCCCAAAATACCTATAAGGTATTCCAAGCCACTTCCTTTACCGAAAAGGGGAAAAAGCCCTATGAAAAATTCATCAGAATTTGTATGGTATGTTCACCTATTCACAACTCAACTTTTGTTCTCCCTCAAACAAAATTCATatcaatttaatatatattcataCCACAAGACAGCACTGATCTAGACTTCATTCGGTTAGTTTAGAGTTGGTGGAACATCCTTCTTTGGACACAaccaccaaaaaataatacttataCTGAAATATAGAACCCATCCAAAATATGTTGATATAGAAATGAAAGTAAGAATATGAATATGACCATAACAAATTgctaataaaatagaaaagaacaaTAACTTTTCCCATGTTCTATTACTTCAAAGTTAAGCCACCAATGCTTTgttccaaaattttaaattattcctATGACCACAACAATATCAATGTAGTTTTTCTATATATTGTTGAAGAAGTTTTAGCTTATTATCCAAAAACTTTGACTCAACCCATGgctattcttttttatttttgttttcctgtCATTCCATTTACAGATTATGGATTCCTGCCCAACCGGACTTTGGAGTCTTGAAAACATATACAGATATAATGATGTAGGACAAAGAAGAAGTGCAAAAAGATATGGAATTTGGCATCACTACTATAAGTTTCTTGGATCACTCCTAACAATAGATCAGAAGGTGTCTTTGGCTCTCTCCAATATCATTCAAGCTACACATGAGAGCCGGAAATCATAGAAAACTTTATGTGATGTTCACTAATTTTCAAATCTTACTAACTAGTCCTTTTTAAAAGGACTATTTACATGAACCATTGGAAGACTCAAATTAACATGTTTAGGAATACTGAATTATGCCTATACCATTGATCATGTGACAGAGACTTAAACACGATTATTAAAGAGCTCCAAAATAATAAACGTAAATGACATCTATAAATTGCATTAActacagaaaaataaaaagactcTCAATCATCTGGTCCTGGGTAGTTGGATGGGATCATTTATCATACTTTGAACTTCACTCTTGAAACATATAGAATTATCGAATCTCTCAACAGGTATAGGTGAATGAAGTTACATGGGCTTCTAGATCAAAGTGAAAGACAGTTTTTGGTTAGGAATACTTGTACAGGTGAATTAAGTGATGTTTATGTCCATCttctgacccaaaaaaaaaaaagtaaaaaatgttGACCATCAGTAAAGTCAAATACAGTGATATTATACATTTACCAtaaccaattttctttttgattcCCTAAAGcattttataaatcaaattttaCTTATCAATGAATATAAcctatttgtttaattattatatcAAACTATTTAAACTAATAGACATATGTGCTAATAAATCACCATACTGCTATTGGACCACACATACTTTTCTACAAGACTAATGCTCATCAAGTGCTACGTGAATGTCCTCAAATCTTACTATTCTCGAACCCATAAAATCTTACGATTTGACTGAGAAATTCAGTAAGATTAGCCCTTCCGTTCGTATTCACTTCAAATAAACTGTGGGTAAACTGACACAAACTCTAACTTCCCttaagaaaacaagaaatataaTAGTGCTTGTGGTGTTTAATGAATTCAACACAAATATAAAATAGGTAACCAGAGTGGTTAATGCattaaagaaattgaacttACGGATTGTTCCAATCAGTCGTATCCTCATTGACAAGATGAGTCCATTTCGTCCTTCCACTACGACCAAAATGTTTGACTTGCATGACCTTGGGCAATATTGTTTTGTCCATCTTATCTTCTCCAGTTGGGGCAGAGAAATCACGTGTGTAAATTCCATCTGTTCCAACAGTTGCAGCATAGTCATCAGGTTCTGACTGGAAGAAAGCACCCTTGTGGTAATATTTCTGCATAAATCTCCACTtctgctttggttgtggtgcAGCTTTCGGATGCTTCCTCTCCCAGTCCCTCCTCTCTTCCTCTGTCATGTTTCTAACCCTTTCAATCTCTTCCTTCTCCTTAATCATTGCTTCCCGGTCCTCCCTATCCCTCTTGATCCTGGCTATCTCTCTTGCCTTCCAAGCTTCATACTCCTCTGCCTCGTTTATTTCATCATCAGTATCAATATCAACAATATTTCCTTCCTGTTCCAAACCCTTCTGAATCTCTTCGTCCTTCCGAATCTCCTCAACCACAATCTGCtttgtctctctcttcctttcctCCAAATTCCTCTTCCTTGATTCCTCAAGGGCTCGTTCTTCAGCCTCAAGTCGCTCACGTTCAGCAATAGTATCTCTCTCTGACTTGGGCACAAAGACAGGCTTCAACATCACCATACCAGTAAGCTCTTCTTCTGAGTCAGTATCATACTCAgactcctcttcctcctcttcctttacTTCTTCCTCGTCTTCTGACAGAAGGAGTGGAGCTTCTTCTTGCTCCCTTTGACGCAACTTCTCCTtgatccttcttcttctttcctccaAAGCATCCGCGTCCTCTTCCTCCGCTTCTAATCCTTCCTGCCTcttggcttcttcttcaattgttGAAACAATCTCAGCTTGCCGGATACGCCTATGATCAGCTCGAACATCCTCACGATTATCTATCCTGCTCTCAGCCAAACGGCGCAGTCTAGGATCATCTTTTCTAACAACATCAGAATATTCCTGCGTGGGGAAAGCTTTCTCCAATGAAGCAGCTGCAGACATCCTAATATCCCCATCTTCGTCGGCATCATCTGCCCACTCGGGAGCTTTTCCAGGCCAATACCTTTTAACTTTTGTTTGCCCAATTTTACCTCTGAGCTTATCCCTGACTGCAATCACAGTATCACTAACACCTGCTGTTACCGACATTGTTGCACTTTATAGACACCCTCTAAACACTGGTTTAAATCACTACACCACAACTTCTCATAGACAGCGCTGAAAAAAACACTATAATAGGTTATAATAGAGTTATAGAAAGCGCCGTGTCAGCCAAAGATATGAAAGCCTGAGCTATATGATAGTGTTTTTTACTCGCTATCGAAAGAACATA belongs to Prunus persica cultivar Lovell chromosome G4, Prunus_persica_NCBIv2, whole genome shotgun sequence and includes:
- the LOC18780729 gene encoding microfibrillar-associated protein 1, whose protein sequence is MSVTAGVSDTVIAVRDKLRGKIGQTKVKRYWPGKAPEWADDADEDGDIRMSAAASLEKAFPTQEYSDVVRKDDPRLRRLAESRIDNREDVRADHRRIRQAEIVSTIEEEAKRQEGLEAEEEDADALEERRRRIKEKLRQREQEEAPLLLSEDEEEVKEEEEEESEYDTDSEEELTGMVMLKPVFVPKSERDTIAERERLEAEERALEESRKRNLEERKRETKQIVVEEIRKDEEIQKGLEQEGNIVDIDTDDEINEAEEYEAWKAREIARIKRDREDREAMIKEKEEIERVRNMTEEERRDWERKHPKAAPQPKQKWRFMQKYYHKGAFFQSEPDDYAATVGTDGIYTRDFSAPTGEDKMDKTILPKVMQVKHFGRSGRTKWTHLVNEDTTDWNNPWTYNDPLRSKYNAKMAGMNAPIAKPKGSKKLKDWESR